One stretch of Prunus persica cultivar Lovell chromosome G1, Prunus_persica_NCBIv2, whole genome shotgun sequence DNA includes these proteins:
- the LOC18790934 gene encoding cell division control protein 48 homolog B isoform X1, whose product MENHSFCSSSKTNTNNANVTVQWRAEEAIAGNAEALEALRELIIYPLLYPREGQTLGLKVHWRRGVLLYGPPGTGKTSLVRAVVKECGAHLIEISPHSVHKAHAGESEKFLREAFSQASLHKSSGKPSVIFIDEIDALCPRRDSRREQDVRIASQLLTLMDYKMSSASIPQVVVVASTNRAEAIDPALRRFGRFDVEIEVTPPTEEERIQILKLYTRKLHLDSNVDLQAIAASCNGFVGADLEALCREAVMPAIKRNLGANKDAGVFSLTTEDWKHARSVVSPSITRGVTVEIPKVTWEDIGGLKDLKKKLQQAVEWPIKHPSAFTRLGISPMRGILLYGPPGCSKTTLAKAAAHAAQASFFSLSGAELFSMYVGEGEALLRNTFRRARLAAPSIILFDEADVVGAKRGGSSSNSSTVGERLLSTLLTEMDGLEEAKGVFVLAATNRPHAIDVALVRPGRFDLALFVQPPDLEGRYEILQVHTRNMSVGDDVDLKQIAKDTELFTGAELEGLCREAGIVALREDISATVVCHRHFQTAKDSLKPALTKADVDSYLAFSTH is encoded by the exons ATGGAAAACCATAGCTTTTGTAGCAGCAGTAAGACCAATACCAACAACGCCAACGTCACAGTGCAATGGAGAGCCGAAGAAGCCATAGCTGGCAACGCTGAAGCTCTCGAAGCTCTCAGAGAACTCATCATCTACCCTCTTCTCTATCCGCGTGAAGGCCAAACTCTCGGTCTCAAAGTACAC TGGCGTCGAGGTGTGCTTCTCTACGGTCCACCGGGCACCGGAAAG ACAAGTTTGGTACGAGCAGTGGTTAAGGAATGTGGTGCACATTTAATTGAGATCAG TCCACATTCTGTTCACAAAGCACATGCTGGAGAAAGTGAGAAATTTTTACGGGAGGCTTTCTCGCAGGCTTCATTGCATAAATCGTCAGGCAAGCCATCAGTTATCTTTATAGATGAAATAGATGCACTCTGTCCTCGCCGTGATTCTAG AAGAGAGCAAGATGTTCGCATAGCTTCTCAACTCCTTACGCTGATGGACTACAAGATGTCCTCGGCATCCATACCAcaagttgttgttgttgcatcCACTAacag AGCTGAAGCAATCGATCCAGCACTAAGAAGATTTGGGCGTTTTGatgttgaaattgaagttaCTCCACCTACTGAAGAAGAACGCATTCAAATTCTCAAG CTCTACACAAGAAAGCTTCATTTGGATTCCAACGTTGACCTCCAAGCTATAGCTGCATCTTGCAATGGATTTGTTGGGGCTGACCTGGAAGCTTTATGTCGTGAGGCTGTTATGCCTGCAATTAAAAGAAACTTAGGGGCAAATAAAGATGCTGGTGTGTTTAGCTTAACAACAGAAGACTGGAAGCATGCAAGGTCTGTGGTTAGCCCAAGTATAACAAGAGGTGTTACGGTGGAAATCCCCAAAGTGACTTGGGAAGATATAGGAGGATTAAAAGATTTGAAG AAAAAGCTCCAGCAAGCCGTTGAGTGGCCTATTAAACATCCTTCAGCGTTTACAAGGCTGGGAATATCACCCATGCGTGGAATTCTTCTCTATGGTCCTCCAGGATGTTCAAAAACCACCCTTGCTAAAGCTGCTGCACATGCTGCccaagcttcttttttttctttgag TGGTGCAGAATTGTTTTCAATGTATGTTGGAGAGGGTGAAGCTTTGCTGCGCAATACCTTTCGGAGAGCTCGCCTAGCAGCACCCAGCATAATACTCTTTGATGAGGCAGATGTTGTTGGTGCCAAAAG AGGTGGGAGTTCAAGCAACAGCAGTACCGTTGGAGAAAGGCTTCTATCTACTTTGCTGACTGAAATGGATGGTTTAGAAGAGGCCAAG GGAGTCTTTGTTTTGGCTGCTACGAATCGTCCTCATGCAATTGATGTTGCATTAGTTCGCCCAGGACGCTTTGATTTG GCGCTCTTTGTACAACCACCAGATTTAGAAGGTCGATATGAGATACTTCAGGTACATACTCGTAACATGAGCGTAGGAGATGATGTTGATCTCAAACAAATAGCAAAAGATACTGAGCTATTCACAGGAGCCGAGCTGGAGGGTCTATGTAGGGAAGCTGGAATAGTGGCTCTGAGGGAAGACATATCTGCCACAGTTGTGTGCCATCGCCATTTCCAGACTGCAAAAGATTCTTTAAAGCCGGCATTAACCAAAGCCGACGTGGATTCATATTTGGCATTTAGTACTCATTAG
- the LOC18790934 gene encoding cell division control protein 48 homolog B isoform X2 → MENHSFCSSSKTNTNNANVTVQWRAEEAIAGNAEALEALRELIIYPLLYPREGQTLGLKWRRGVLLYGPPGTGKTSLVRAVVKECGAHLIEISPHSVHKAHAGESEKFLREAFSQASLHKSSGKPSVIFIDEIDALCPRRDSRREQDVRIASQLLTLMDYKMSSASIPQVVVVASTNRAEAIDPALRRFGRFDVEIEVTPPTEEERIQILKLYTRKLHLDSNVDLQAIAASCNGFVGADLEALCREAVMPAIKRNLGANKDAGVFSLTTEDWKHARSVVSPSITRGVTVEIPKVTWEDIGGLKDLKKKLQQAVEWPIKHPSAFTRLGISPMRGILLYGPPGCSKTTLAKAAAHAAQASFFSLSGAELFSMYVGEGEALLRNTFRRARLAAPSIILFDEADVVGAKRGGSSSNSSTVGERLLSTLLTEMDGLEEAKGVFVLAATNRPHAIDVALVRPGRFDLALFVQPPDLEGRYEILQVHTRNMSVGDDVDLKQIAKDTELFTGAELEGLCREAGIVALREDISATVVCHRHFQTAKDSLKPALTKADVDSYLAFSTH, encoded by the exons ATGGAAAACCATAGCTTTTGTAGCAGCAGTAAGACCAATACCAACAACGCCAACGTCACAGTGCAATGGAGAGCCGAAGAAGCCATAGCTGGCAACGCTGAAGCTCTCGAAGCTCTCAGAGAACTCATCATCTACCCTCTTCTCTATCCGCGTGAAGGCCAAACTCTCGGTCTCAAA TGGCGTCGAGGTGTGCTTCTCTACGGTCCACCGGGCACCGGAAAG ACAAGTTTGGTACGAGCAGTGGTTAAGGAATGTGGTGCACATTTAATTGAGATCAG TCCACATTCTGTTCACAAAGCACATGCTGGAGAAAGTGAGAAATTTTTACGGGAGGCTTTCTCGCAGGCTTCATTGCATAAATCGTCAGGCAAGCCATCAGTTATCTTTATAGATGAAATAGATGCACTCTGTCCTCGCCGTGATTCTAG AAGAGAGCAAGATGTTCGCATAGCTTCTCAACTCCTTACGCTGATGGACTACAAGATGTCCTCGGCATCCATACCAcaagttgttgttgttgcatcCACTAacag AGCTGAAGCAATCGATCCAGCACTAAGAAGATTTGGGCGTTTTGatgttgaaattgaagttaCTCCACCTACTGAAGAAGAACGCATTCAAATTCTCAAG CTCTACACAAGAAAGCTTCATTTGGATTCCAACGTTGACCTCCAAGCTATAGCTGCATCTTGCAATGGATTTGTTGGGGCTGACCTGGAAGCTTTATGTCGTGAGGCTGTTATGCCTGCAATTAAAAGAAACTTAGGGGCAAATAAAGATGCTGGTGTGTTTAGCTTAACAACAGAAGACTGGAAGCATGCAAGGTCTGTGGTTAGCCCAAGTATAACAAGAGGTGTTACGGTGGAAATCCCCAAAGTGACTTGGGAAGATATAGGAGGATTAAAAGATTTGAAG AAAAAGCTCCAGCAAGCCGTTGAGTGGCCTATTAAACATCCTTCAGCGTTTACAAGGCTGGGAATATCACCCATGCGTGGAATTCTTCTCTATGGTCCTCCAGGATGTTCAAAAACCACCCTTGCTAAAGCTGCTGCACATGCTGCccaagcttcttttttttctttgag TGGTGCAGAATTGTTTTCAATGTATGTTGGAGAGGGTGAAGCTTTGCTGCGCAATACCTTTCGGAGAGCTCGCCTAGCAGCACCCAGCATAATACTCTTTGATGAGGCAGATGTTGTTGGTGCCAAAAG AGGTGGGAGTTCAAGCAACAGCAGTACCGTTGGAGAAAGGCTTCTATCTACTTTGCTGACTGAAATGGATGGTTTAGAAGAGGCCAAG GGAGTCTTTGTTTTGGCTGCTACGAATCGTCCTCATGCAATTGATGTTGCATTAGTTCGCCCAGGACGCTTTGATTTG GCGCTCTTTGTACAACCACCAGATTTAGAAGGTCGATATGAGATACTTCAGGTACATACTCGTAACATGAGCGTAGGAGATGATGTTGATCTCAAACAAATAGCAAAAGATACTGAGCTATTCACAGGAGCCGAGCTGGAGGGTCTATGTAGGGAAGCTGGAATAGTGGCTCTGAGGGAAGACATATCTGCCACAGTTGTGTGCCATCGCCATTTCCAGACTGCAAAAGATTCTTTAAAGCCGGCATTAACCAAAGCCGACGTGGATTCATATTTGGCATTTAGTACTCATTAG